A genomic region of Christiangramia sp. OXR-203 contains the following coding sequences:
- a CDS encoding CCA tRNA nucleotidyltransferase, with translation MPKYHNYSKALHHKIFSVISQAADELEVDAYVIGGFVRDHILERGEPKDIDIVAVGSGIELAQKVSDLLPNKPKVQVFQNFGTAMLRANDMEIEFVGARKESYRKDSRKPIVENGTLEDDQNRRDFTINALALKLNANGFGDLLDPFNGYKDLQDRIIRTPLDPDITYSDDPLRMYRAIRFASQLNFMIEAESLSAIKRNNKRIKIISKERIMDELNKILLSKKPSKGLSLLFKADLLAKILPELTALQGIDEVEGQTHKDNFWHTLEVVDNIAKNTDDLWLRWAALLHDIGKAPTKKFHKKIGWTFHGHEFVGAKMVFKLFKRLRLPLNEKMKFVQKMVLMSSRPIAVADDHVTDSAVRRLIFDAGDHIEDLMTLCEADITTKNPKRFRKYHNNFQLVRQKIEEVEERDHVRNFQPPVSGEEIMSTFGITPSREVGQIKDAIKEAILEGEIPNERDAAMDFMLKMGNKLGLSVAEKS, from the coding sequence ATGCCGAAATACCATAATTACAGCAAAGCTTTACATCATAAAATTTTTTCTGTTATTTCCCAGGCTGCAGATGAGCTTGAAGTCGACGCCTATGTGATTGGTGGATTTGTACGTGACCATATTCTTGAGCGCGGTGAACCTAAAGATATTGATATCGTAGCAGTTGGCAGCGGAATCGAACTTGCACAAAAGGTTTCAGATCTATTACCAAACAAGCCCAAGGTTCAGGTTTTTCAGAATTTTGGCACGGCCATGCTTCGAGCTAATGATATGGAGATCGAATTCGTGGGTGCGAGGAAAGAAAGTTATCGCAAGGATAGTCGCAAACCAATCGTAGAAAACGGAACCCTGGAAGATGATCAGAACAGGCGTGATTTTACCATCAACGCACTGGCTTTAAAACTGAATGCAAATGGTTTTGGAGACCTGCTCGATCCTTTTAATGGTTATAAAGATCTTCAGGACAGGATCATTAGAACACCTTTAGATCCTGATATCACCTATTCAGACGATCCACTTCGAATGTATCGCGCCATTAGATTCGCTTCGCAGCTTAATTTTATGATCGAAGCAGAATCACTTTCAGCAATTAAAAGAAATAATAAAAGGATCAAGATCATTTCAAAAGAGCGCATCATGGATGAGCTTAACAAGATCCTGTTGAGTAAAAAACCTTCCAAAGGTCTATCACTATTATTTAAAGCTGACCTTCTGGCTAAGATCTTACCTGAGCTTACCGCTTTACAGGGGATTGATGAAGTAGAAGGACAGACCCATAAAGACAATTTCTGGCATACTCTGGAAGTTGTAGACAATATTGCAAAGAATACCGATGATCTTTGGTTGCGCTGGGCCGCATTACTACATGATATTGGAAAAGCTCCAACCAAGAAATTTCATAAGAAAATTGGATGGACCTTTCACGGTCACGAGTTTGTGGGCGCGAAAATGGTCTTCAAATTATTTAAGCGGTTGCGACTTCCCTTAAATGAGAAAATGAAGTTCGTCCAGAAAATGGTGTTGATGAGTTCGAGACCTATTGCGGTAGCAGACGATCATGTGACCGATTCTGCCGTGCGACGACTTATCTTTGATGCCGGTGATCACATAGAAGACCTTATGACCCTTTGTGAGGCCGATATCACGACCAAAAATCCCAAACGCTTCAGAAAATATCATAACAACTTTCAACTGGTTCGGCAAAAGATCGAAGAAGTGGAAGAACGAGATCATGTTAGGAATTTCCAGCCACCAGTAAGTGGCGAAGAAATTATGAGCACATTTGGGATCACTCCTAGTCGTGAAGTTGGACAAATTAAGGATGCCATTAAAGAGGCGATCCTTGAAGGTGAAATTCCGAATGAGCGTGACGCTGCCATGGATTTTATGCTGAAGATGGGTAACAAACTCGGATTGAGCGTTGCGGAAAAAAGTTAG
- a CDS encoding nucleoid-associated protein, with amino-acid sequence MINLFNAQIESLSIHRVGNKNRGENIFLSASTFKLDDEIKPLIKEYFLKPFREKEESYYRFHHETDIEFNELYDLSNKIFNDPYNTHEYSKKIATLLYEQSTHPHIKSGEVYVVYFEGMQLDNVKVPAIGIFKSELKHDFLQFEQSQSNLEMVVQQGVNLQKLDKGAIIFNSNQAEGFKILSVDSNRYDTKYWLENFLGVDVLADENYFTKNYLNFAKNFAKDVVLPAEDKKQEVMFMNRSMDYFAKNDDFEESNYINSVIDNPDLIPEFQNYKTEKAPKYKVEDLTNFPIANKAVTDARKKIKNVITLDTNIQIKMDFVSAESAEKFVEKGWDEDKQMYYYLVYFNKEEKK; translated from the coding sequence ATGATCAATCTTTTTAATGCGCAGATAGAATCGCTATCTATCCATAGGGTTGGAAATAAGAATCGCGGTGAAAATATCTTTCTTTCCGCTTCTACCTTCAAACTTGATGATGAGATCAAACCTCTTATCAAGGAGTATTTCCTGAAGCCTTTTCGCGAAAAAGAGGAATCATATTATCGTTTTCATCATGAAACCGATATTGAGTTCAACGAATTATACGATCTTTCCAACAAGATCTTTAACGATCCTTATAACACCCATGAATATTCCAAGAAGATAGCAACCCTGCTTTATGAACAATCTACTCATCCGCATATTAAAAGCGGTGAAGTTTATGTCGTTTACTTTGAAGGAATGCAATTGGATAATGTGAAAGTGCCGGCTATTGGCATCTTTAAATCTGAGTTGAAGCACGATTTCCTGCAATTTGAACAAAGCCAGAGCAATTTGGAAATGGTCGTGCAGCAGGGAGTGAATTTACAGAAACTGGATAAAGGCGCTATAATCTTCAATAGCAACCAGGCAGAAGGTTTTAAAATTCTTTCTGTTGATTCCAATCGCTATGACACGAAATACTGGCTGGAAAACTTTTTAGGTGTGGATGTGCTGGCAGATGAGAATTACTTCACCAAGAACTACCTGAACTTTGCCAAGAATTTTGCCAAGGACGTGGTCTTGCCTGCGGAAGATAAAAAACAGGAAGTAATGTTCATGAACCGAAGTATGGATTACTTCGCTAAGAACGATGACTTCGAGGAGTCAAATTATATCAATTCTGTGATCGATAATCCAGATCTTATCCCCGAATTTCAGAATTATAAAACTGAAAAAGCTCCGAAATATAAAGTTGAAGATCTTACTAACTTCCCCATCGCGAACAAAGCGGTAACAGATGCACGTAAGAAGATCAAAAACGTGATCACCTTGGACACAAACATCCAGATCAAAATGGATTTTGTAAGCGCAGAGTCGGCTGAAAAATTCGTGGAAAAAGGATGGGATGAAGATAAGCAGATGTATTATTACCTCGTTTACTTCAACAAAGAGGAAAAGAAATAG
- a CDS encoding glycosyltransferase family 4 protein, whose protein sequence is MRKEPRILHISTASRWGGGENHILNLCKEMDSVNHLVLCCRGSELLKRLKRESIEVCPAPLSTKVDLRFVWKIILLCKKHKIDLIHIHDTTALTLSIMATYLSASLPPYILSKKTSFPIKDRKRTLYKYNHAQIKKILCVSDITRQITSEKVMNQEKLVTVYHGTSAPKENKSEILLRPKYDIPQNAILVGTIANHIRAKNLETWVNTIDHIVNNMGLTNYHFLVIGSKTDRTVNYLKRIKEKGLEKYCHISGFIPDASVLIPQFDISLMTSQSEGIPQFIYESFYYKVPVVATEVGGIPEIITNGENGFLSRPHDGVSLANKLVLLSQDRSLQQKFTKISYQRLLENYTTERMAANTLAQYKEVLYGKNGTGS, encoded by the coding sequence TTGAGAAAAGAGCCCAGAATACTGCATATTTCTACCGCCAGCCGATGGGGAGGTGGAGAAAATCATATTCTGAATCTTTGCAAGGAAATGGATTCGGTAAATCATTTAGTTTTATGCTGTAGAGGATCAGAACTTCTCAAGCGTTTAAAACGGGAAAGTATTGAAGTCTGTCCTGCCCCGCTATCCACGAAAGTAGACCTGCGATTCGTTTGGAAAATCATATTGCTTTGCAAAAAACATAAGATCGACCTGATACATATTCACGATACTACGGCACTTACTCTTTCGATCATGGCGACGTATCTTTCAGCAAGTCTACCACCCTATATTCTTAGTAAAAAAACATCGTTTCCTATAAAGGATCGGAAAAGAACGCTGTATAAATATAACCATGCCCAGATCAAAAAAATTCTGTGCGTGTCTGATATTACCCGGCAGATCACTTCAGAAAAGGTAATGAATCAGGAAAAACTGGTTACGGTATATCACGGTACAAGCGCTCCGAAGGAAAACAAAAGCGAGATCTTATTAAGGCCGAAATATGATATTCCGCAGAATGCGATACTGGTAGGAACTATCGCTAATCATATTCGAGCAAAAAACCTTGAAACCTGGGTGAATACAATAGATCATATTGTCAATAATATGGGACTTACTAATTATCATTTCCTCGTTATTGGTAGCAAAACCGATCGTACTGTGAATTATCTGAAAAGAATAAAAGAAAAAGGACTCGAGAAATATTGTCATATTTCAGGATTTATACCCGATGCTTCAGTGCTCATTCCTCAATTCGATATTTCTTTGATGACCTCCCAAAGTGAAGGTATTCCGCAATTTATTTATGAAAGCTTCTATTATAAGGTTCCTGTGGTCGCTACGGAAGTTGGTGGCATTCCAGAAATAATTACGAATGGAGAAAATGGTTTTCTAAGTAGACCGCATGATGGGGTGAGCCTGGCCAATAAATTAGTACTTTTGTCCCAGGATAGGTCGTTACAACAAAAGTTTACAAAGATTTCATACCAGCGACTCCTTGAAAATTATACAACCGAAAGAATGGCGGCCAACACACTGGCTCAATATAAAGAAGTGCTTTATGGAAAAAATGGAACAGGAAGTTAG
- a CDS encoding L-threonylcarbamoyladenylate synthase yields MEKMEQEVRNCIDVLKKGGIILYPTDTVWGIGCDATNANAVDKIFQLKKREESKALICLVSNFKMLEQYVEDVPETAYDILKYAKKPTTIIYDKPVHIAENLVSDDESLGIRVVRDTFCSDLIKKLKRPLVSTSANVSGQPTPQSFDQITPQILKGVDYVVNLQRSKKSLKPSAIIKLSNDGQVSVIRK; encoded by the coding sequence ATGGAAAAAATGGAACAGGAAGTTAGAAATTGCATAGATGTTTTAAAAAAAGGTGGTATCATACTTTATCCAACCGATACAGTTTGGGGAATAGGTTGTGATGCTACGAATGCGAATGCAGTGGACAAGATATTTCAGCTCAAGAAAAGAGAAGAATCTAAAGCACTAATTTGCCTGGTTTCAAATTTCAAAATGCTGGAACAATATGTGGAAGATGTGCCTGAAACTGCCTACGATATTTTGAAGTATGCAAAGAAACCTACGACTATCATTTATGACAAGCCAGTACATATTGCAGAAAACCTGGTAAGCGATGATGAATCTCTTGGAATTCGCGTAGTAAGAGACACCTTTTGCTCAGACCTTATTAAAAAATTAAAACGTCCATTGGTATCTACCTCGGCGAATGTCAGCGGCCAGCCTACACCACAATCCTTTGATCAAATCACACCTCAAATTTTAAAAGGTGTAGACTATGTAGTAAATTTGCAGCGTTCAAAAAAATCGCTAAAACCATCAGCAATTATCAAGTTAAGTAACGATGGGCAGGTGAGTGTGATACGCAAATAA
- a CDS encoding COX15/CtaA family protein, giving the protein MYRNWVKISLILVYLVIVAGAVVRMTGSGMGCPDWPKCFGYYIPPSEVSEIKFQPNRAYKEGQVIIVDETLKVAVSDFTSAENYNSNNWESYEKHDYAIFNPTHTWVEYINRLVGALAGIAVLIMAILSFKKFRKSKRITILSWLSVFMMGFQAWLGATVVYSVLAPAKITIHMVMALVIVAVLLYLLYISREHTSGKFKTNTFQNLLVVAVILTLIQVVMGTQVRQFVDEQVRNFGYNTEELWLADPNLTFYIHRSFSIIVLLLNVFLWWKNRQNNLFQSRVNWVIAFILLEVATGVAMYNFDFPFLSQPLHLVIASLLFGVQFYLLMETIYAPEKIKKT; this is encoded by the coding sequence ATGTATAGAAATTGGGTCAAAATCTCGTTAATCCTGGTTTATCTTGTAATAGTTGCCGGCGCCGTGGTTAGAATGACCGGCTCAGGCATGGGCTGTCCTGACTGGCCAAAATGCTTTGGATACTACATCCCTCCTTCTGAAGTTTCAGAAATTAAATTTCAGCCGAACAGAGCTTATAAAGAAGGACAGGTGATCATCGTAGATGAAACCTTAAAGGTTGCCGTTTCAGATTTTACTTCAGCAGAAAACTATAATTCGAATAACTGGGAAAGCTATGAAAAGCATGACTATGCCATTTTCAACCCAACTCATACGTGGGTAGAATATATCAATCGGCTTGTAGGAGCTCTAGCAGGAATTGCCGTCCTGATCATGGCAATACTGTCGTTTAAAAAATTCAGAAAAAGTAAAAGGATCACGATCCTATCCTGGCTTAGCGTATTTATGATGGGATTCCAGGCATGGCTTGGAGCTACAGTGGTATATTCGGTACTGGCACCGGCCAAGATCACTATTCATATGGTAATGGCCCTGGTGATCGTCGCCGTTTTGCTATACCTTTTATATATAAGCCGGGAGCACACTTCAGGAAAATTTAAAACCAATACGTTTCAAAATCTTCTAGTTGTCGCTGTGATCCTAACGCTCATACAGGTGGTGATGGGCACACAGGTTCGACAATTTGTAGATGAGCAGGTTCGAAATTTCGGCTATAATACTGAAGAATTATGGCTGGCCGACCCGAATCTTACTTTTTATATTCACAGATCTTTCTCTATAATAGTGCTGCTTTTGAATGTATTCTTATGGTGGAAAAATCGCCAGAATAACTTATTCCAGTCACGGGTGAATTGGGTAATCGCCTTTATTTTACTGGAAGTTGCAACTGGAGTCGCCATGTATAATTTCGACTTCCCCTTTTTGTCACAACCACTTCACCTGGTGATAGCCTCCCTCCTATTTGGTGTTCAATTCTACCTGTTAATGGAGACTATTTATGCGCCTGAAAAGATTAAAAAAACGTAA
- a CDS encoding glycosyltransferase family 4 protein, with amino-acid sequence MRVLHVSGARSWGGNEQQLMYLMDELPGFNVTQKLFCFKNTRLEEEASKKDVEILSVPYCKPYSSEYRNELNRIVEENKIDIIHLHTSDAVTGYVVTDLLKKLKTRTLFARKGIRGKKTSLLSKYKYNYRNIDTILCISEYVKTHFGKILSDRNKEKLVVVYNGIKVQDSRPEPDFQLREKYKIPDDVFLLGSIANHTAAKDLGVLIETINKIVHEHGIKDIRLVQMGDFSKLTPGFKSMIAERKLEEFIIMTDFQKNAFSFFPQFDTFVVTSEREGGPSSLVEALYYKAPIVSTRVGVVDEVIEDGVNGYTVPIKSPGLMAEKILKIKNNPALKTQFADKSYRIFLQKFTAERYGEATFAVYKDMMQKELRR; translated from the coding sequence ATGAGGGTACTACATGTTTCGGGTGCAAGATCCTGGGGAGGTAATGAGCAACAGCTTATGTATCTTATGGATGAGCTTCCAGGCTTCAACGTAACTCAAAAGCTATTCTGTTTTAAGAATACACGATTAGAGGAAGAAGCATCTAAAAAGGATGTAGAGATACTATCTGTGCCGTACTGTAAGCCCTATTCTTCGGAATATAGGAATGAACTAAACAGGATCGTTGAGGAAAACAAGATCGATATCATTCATTTACATACCAGTGATGCAGTCACCGGATACGTGGTAACAGATCTTCTGAAGAAGTTAAAGACCAGAACCTTATTTGCCCGTAAAGGTATTCGAGGTAAGAAAACCAGCTTACTTAGTAAGTACAAATACAATTACCGGAATATCGATACCATATTATGCATCTCTGAATATGTGAAAACTCACTTCGGAAAGATCTTAAGCGATCGAAACAAAGAAAAGTTAGTAGTCGTTTATAACGGGATTAAAGTACAGGATTCCAGACCGGAACCAGATTTTCAGCTTAGGGAAAAATATAAGATTCCAGATGATGTATTTTTGCTGGGGAGTATAGCGAATCATACTGCTGCCAAAGATCTGGGTGTTCTCATAGAAACCATTAACAAGATCGTCCATGAGCACGGCATCAAAGATATCCGACTTGTACAAATGGGTGATTTTTCCAAACTGACTCCCGGTTTTAAATCGATGATTGCTGAAAGGAAACTGGAAGAGTTTATCATCATGACCGACTTTCAAAAGAACGCCTTTTCATTTTTCCCGCAATTTGATACGTTTGTCGTCACTTCAGAGCGAGAAGGAGGGCCATCATCTCTAGTAGAAGCGCTCTATTATAAAGCACCTATTGTAAGTACAAGGGTAGGAGTGGTAGATGAGGTAATTGAAGATGGTGTGAATGGATATACTGTGCCAATTAAAAGTCCGGGATTGATGGCTGAAAAAATATTAAAAATTAAAAATAATCCAGCGTTAAAAACTCAGTTCGCAGATAAGTCTTACAGGATTTTTCTTCAGAAATTTACAGCTGAACGTTACGGGGAGGCTACCTTTGCGGTCTATAAAGATATGATGCAAAAAGAACTACGTCGATGA
- a CDS encoding IS1096 element passenger TnpR family protein encodes MIYRFRVILDAKEDVFRDIEMLHDSTLEDLHNTIVQSFGFDGTEMASFYISDKEWNQGEEIHQFDMSGNDTSIKLMNETTLDSVLSEKETKLIYVYDFLKMWTFFVELAQIAEAEEGTDYPNLMYVHGQIPDDAPEKEFTGENEDGSPDDDGFGDSYGTDGYDDFEFDENWN; translated from the coding sequence ATGATATATAGATTTCGTGTAATTTTAGATGCTAAGGAAGATGTTTTCAGAGACATCGAAATGTTACATGACAGCACACTGGAAGATCTCCATAACACTATCGTTCAGTCTTTTGGATTCGACGGAACTGAAATGGCTTCTTTTTACATAAGTGACAAGGAATGGAACCAGGGTGAAGAAATTCACCAGTTCGATATGAGTGGAAATGATACTTCTATCAAATTGATGAATGAGACAACGCTGGATAGTGTTCTTTCTGAAAAGGAAACAAAGCTTATCTACGTGTATGATTTTCTGAAAATGTGGACTTTCTTTGTAGAGCTTGCTCAAATTGCAGAAGCTGAAGAAGGTACAGATTATCCAAACCTCATGTATGTTCATGGACAGATCCCTGATGATGCTCCGGAAAAGGAATTTACAGGTGAAAATGAAGATGGCTCACCAGATGACGACGGTTTTGGTGATAGTTACGGAACCGATGGATACGATGATTTCGAGTTCGATGAGAACTGGAATTAA